A single region of the Heliomicrobium undosum genome encodes:
- a CDS encoding phenylacetate--CoA ligase family protein, translating into MTLAFEDRIRAAQTPDLFRRYFREASDAMSLERLAAYQTEALKEIVAIAHARSPFYQEQFRQAGVRPEDIQELSDLAKLPFTTKDDLRQDPWRFLACDKADVSIIHVSTGTTGGKQIYVLHTWADYYMHDLAPGFPVLVPVGRGDMVLNALPYEMSSAGLAFHKSFINSCGATVLTAGKGGAYSTPEKTVQMIRDLQPNCAITAPSYAVTLHETALKEGFDLKSLPWKKMWLTGEGSSPAFRERVENLWGTRANMYYGTLEGGVVGIECDEHRGYHVTESHVILEVVDPKTGEPLEPLEVGEIVVTCLARRDAPLIRYRTQDLGYFDPDPCPCGVPLPLLHLRGRQGDQIRINGIDFSPFYLEEFLMRQPEVGNWYQFIVKKGDNDRLKICTELAPKVTATPELADKLSSKMEYAVGVPCEVEIVDTVPRPRGKTVRVVREEATP; encoded by the coding sequence ATGACGCTGGCTTTTGAAGACCGCATCCGGGCGGCCCAAACACCCGACCTGTTCCGCCGCTACTTCCGGGAAGCCTCTGACGCCATGTCACTGGAACGGCTGGCGGCCTATCAGACAGAGGCGCTCAAAGAGATCGTCGCCATCGCCCATGCCAGATCCCCCTTCTATCAGGAGCAGTTCCGCCAGGCCGGCGTCCGACCGGAGGATATACAGGAACTCTCTGACCTTGCCAAACTGCCCTTTACGACAAAAGACGACCTCCGGCAGGATCCCTGGCGCTTCCTCGCCTGTGACAAAGCCGATGTCAGCATCATCCACGTCTCCACGGGAACGACAGGCGGCAAGCAGATCTACGTGCTGCACACCTGGGCCGACTATTACATGCACGACCTGGCGCCGGGGTTCCCCGTTCTCGTGCCTGTCGGACGCGGCGACATGGTGCTCAACGCCCTTCCCTATGAAATGAGCTCCGCCGGTCTGGCCTTCCACAAATCCTTCATCAACAGTTGCGGCGCCACCGTCCTCACCGCCGGCAAAGGCGGCGCCTATTCGACACCGGAAAAGACGGTGCAGATGATCCGCGACCTGCAGCCTAACTGCGCCATTACCGCCCCTTCCTATGCTGTGACACTGCACGAGACGGCCTTGAAAGAAGGTTTCGACCTGAAGAGCCTGCCCTGGAAAAAAATGTGGTTGACCGGCGAAGGCTCTTCCCCGGCCTTCCGGGAACGGGTGGAAAACCTCTGGGGGACGCGGGCCAATATGTACTACGGCACCCTTGAGGGGGGTGTCGTCGGCATCGAATGCGACGAACACCGGGGCTATCATGTCACGGAAAGCCACGTCATCCTGGAGGTTGTGGACCCGAAGACAGGTGAACCGTTGGAGCCGCTTGAGGTCGGCGAGATCGTCGTCACCTGTCTCGCCCGCCGCGACGCGCCCCTGATCCGCTACCGCACCCAGGATCTGGGCTATTTCGACCCTGATCCCTGTCCCTGCGGCGTACCATTGCCCCTCTTGCACCTGCGGGGCCGTCAGGGCGATCAGATCCGGATCAACGGCATCGACTTCTCCCCCTTCTACCTGGAGGAGTTTTTGATGCGCCAGCCCGAGGTGGGCAACTGGTACCAGTTTATCGTCAAAAAGGGAGACAACGACCGGTTGAAGATCTGCACCGAACTGGCCCCGAAGGTGACCGCCACGCCGGAACTGGCCGATAAGCTGTCCAGCAAGATGGAGTACGCCGTCGGCGTTCCCTGTGAGGTTGAGATCGTCGACACCGTTCCCCGCCCCCGCGGCAAGACGGTCCGGGTTGTCCGGGAGGAGGCAACGCCATGA
- a CDS encoding tetratricopeptide repeat protein, producing MASSSRFTVPRVNAWSGLREEPRGQAQRITLVPAPHRPASEEAIVEGVHLHSQAVRGNREAIQQALTFFEQLRNRHPADDRVAAYFADCQSLLGSAVDDSYGMFKNAIPAIKLLDQAVENLPNDLEIRLLRAYQSFRLHEGFFRRTSTAIGDFEAILAAYDEGRFALPPEKRNQILFDLGCAYQRLGMAEQADEVWNRLLALDAGGDYTGAVERARGDFSADQEAELLALTEKADLIREGARLFEAGAAGDRGAARVAKELLKKAHETYPDDALALAYSASATALIEKDAVEPNALFGCAIRTMKALREAKEKDPENPRIRLLRAYLAYSLPEAFFHTAQTAIQDFRFVLEAYEKDPALLTKEEYARVLHHLGECYRRSTNEFEAKKIWARLAADCPDSPYCDSIPASVREEVTP from the coding sequence ATGGCTTCATCGTCTCGTTTTACCGTCCCCCGCGTCAACGCCTGGTCAGGCCTGCGGGAAGAACCCCGGGGTCAGGCGCAACGGATCACCCTCGTGCCGGCGCCCCACCGGCCTGCCTCTGAGGAGGCCATCGTTGAAGGTGTCCATCTGCACAGCCAAGCGGTACGCGGAAATCGGGAGGCCATCCAACAGGCCTTGACCTTTTTCGAACAACTGCGCAACCGGCACCCCGCTGACGACCGTGTCGCCGCCTATTTCGCCGACTGCCAATCTCTCTTAGGAAGCGCCGTCGACGACTCCTACGGCATGTTCAAAAACGCCATCCCGGCGATCAAACTCCTCGACCAGGCCGTGGAAAACCTGCCCAACGATCTGGAGATCCGCCTGTTGCGGGCGTACCAGAGCTTCCGCCTCCATGAGGGCTTCTTCCGGCGCACCTCGACTGCCATCGGAGACTTTGAGGCGATCCTGGCCGCTTATGACGAGGGCCGCTTTGCGTTGCCTCCGGAAAAGCGCAATCAGATCCTCTTCGACCTGGGCTGCGCTTACCAGCGTCTTGGCATGGCAGAACAGGCCGATGAGGTCTGGAACCGCCTCCTTGCCCTTGACGCCGGCGGGGACTATACCGGCGCTGTCGAACGCGCGCGGGGCGACTTCTCGGCTGATCAGGAGGCTGAACTTCTCGCCCTGACAGAAAAAGCGGATCTGATCCGCGAGGGGGCTCGGCTCTTCGAAGCCGGCGCCGCCGGCGACCGGGGGGCCGCCCGCGTTGCCAAGGAACTGCTGAAAAAAGCCCATGAAACTTACCCGGACGATGCCCTCGCCTTGGCCTATTCGGCCTCCGCGACGGCGCTGATCGAAAAAGACGCCGTCGAACCGAACGCCCTCTTCGGCTGCGCCATCCGGACGATGAAAGCCCTGCGAGAGGCGAAGGAAAAGGATCCCGAAAACCCGCGCATCCGCCTGCTGCGGGCCTACCTGGCCTACTCCCTTCCGGAGGCGTTTTTCCATACGGCCCAGACAGCCATCCAGGATTTCCGCTTTGTCCTAGAAGCCTATGAAAAAGATCCGGCGCTGCTGACGAAGGAGGAATACGCGCGCGTGCTCCACCACCTCGGCGAGTGCTACCGCCGTTCCACCAACGAATTCGAAGCGAAAAAGATCTGGGCGCGCTTAGCTGCCGATTGCCCCGACTCCCCCTACTGCGACAGCATCCCCGCTTCGGTTCGAGAAGAGGTGACGCCATGA
- a CDS encoding amidohydrolase family protein — protein MIIDAHAHLSDTEYGNKDLYQAQLREAGIERAVVVPGGMMDVRRMTDYITGRAKPEKPIPDNAYVSAACSLSGGNMTGFACIDPHDPKGPETLENLLKAGFRGLKLSPMSHQFSFASKGIAELTEICGTFGVPVYTHTVFSPGASTAKFVSLSRRFPKVNFILGHMGFGPADQEGLEAAVAYDNFFLETSTGSFLHIKESVRQAGPSKVIFGSEFPLSHPKAELSKILLLGLKADDLDKVLGKNIAQLTGMVPTGSDAR, from the coding sequence ATGATCATCGACGCCCATGCCCACCTGTCTGACACCGAGTACGGCAACAAAGACCTCTATCAGGCTCAGTTGCGGGAAGCCGGCATTGAACGGGCCGTCGTGGTGCCCGGCGGCATGATGGATGTTCGCCGGATGACCGACTACATCACCGGCAGGGCGAAGCCGGAAAAGCCTATCCCTGACAACGCCTATGTTTCCGCCGCCTGCTCCCTTTCCGGCGGGAACATGACCGGCTTTGCCTGCATCGATCCCCACGACCCCAAAGGCCCTGAAACATTGGAAAACCTTCTGAAGGCCGGCTTCCGGGGATTGAAGCTGTCGCCGATGAGCCACCAGTTCTCCTTCGCCAGCAAAGGCATCGCCGAACTGACAGAGATTTGCGGGACCTTCGGCGTCCCTGTTTACACCCATACGGTTTTCAGCCCCGGCGCATCGACGGCTAAGTTTGTCTCCCTTTCCCGCCGCTTTCCCAAGGTGAACTTCATCCTCGGCCATATGGGATTCGGACCAGCCGATCAGGAAGGTTTGGAAGCCGCCGTCGCATACGACAACTTCTTTTTGGAAACATCGACAGGCAGCTTCCTGCACATCAAGGAGTCGGTCCGCCAAGCGGGTCCCTCCAAGGTCATCTTCGGCTCCGAGTTCCCCCTCTCTCACCCGAAAGCGGAACTGTCCAAAATCCTCCTCCTCGGATTGAAAGCCGATGACCTGGACAAGGTGCTCGGCAAAAACATCGCCCAACTCACCGGCATGGTTCCCACCGGGAGCGACGCCCGATGA
- a CDS encoding phenylacetate--CoA ligase family protein, translating to MTPEERLKALNTAFSRYRQAPFFKDRLPEKPLASLEELKSIPFMTKEDLIRHSPFGMLCVPQAEVLQYHESFGTTGTPASTWFHQGDLRDNADQVNACGIDFQPDDTVLIRFPYAISMIAHAVHRAAQDRGAGVIAASSRSTVSPFPRVIDLMRKLQVTVLAGLPLQALLLAETAELLGIRPDRDFPHLRALLLGGEPIPPGKRRLLEDIWGVPVFALYGMTEIGTAGAACRYGTLHPLEDYFIFEVWQEDLARETPPGETGVLVVTTITDKATPVVRYVTQDRIRLIPAQCPCGHSATLEIRGRNAHTVTLGERILDLWDLDGLVDRLPCRRFWVAGVEPTGLRFVVEAEPPVDGLPPGLIDALERECGFPVTVDLVPRGALYDRQELLSVGIVGKPRYIYSAKEMSAGAYLRSAKV from the coding sequence ATGACTCCGGAAGAACGGCTGAAGGCGTTGAACACCGCCTTCAGCCGCTACCGCCAGGCCCCTTTCTTTAAGGACCGTTTGCCGGAAAAACCGCTTGCTTCGTTGGAGGAATTAAAGAGCATCCCCTTCATGACCAAAGAGGATTTGATCCGCCATTCGCCCTTCGGCATGCTCTGCGTGCCCCAAGCCGAGGTCCTGCAATACCATGAATCCTTCGGCACGACGGGAACGCCGGCCTCCACCTGGTTTCACCAGGGCGACCTGCGGGACAACGCCGACCAGGTCAACGCTTGCGGCATTGACTTTCAACCTGACGACACCGTCCTCATTCGCTTTCCTTACGCCATCTCCATGATCGCCCATGCCGTCCACCGGGCAGCCCAGGACCGGGGAGCCGGCGTGATCGCCGCCAGCTCCCGTTCCACCGTCAGCCCCTTTCCCCGGGTTATTGACCTGATGCGCAAACTGCAGGTGACCGTCTTGGCCGGTCTGCCGTTGCAAGCGCTGCTGTTGGCTGAGACGGCGGAGTTGTTGGGGATCCGGCCTGACCGGGACTTTCCCCACCTGCGGGCGCTGCTCCTTGGCGGGGAACCGATCCCCCCCGGCAAGCGGCGCTTATTGGAGGACATCTGGGGCGTCCCTGTCTTCGCGCTCTATGGGATGACCGAAATCGGCACCGCCGGCGCCGCTTGTCGCTACGGGACGCTGCATCCCCTGGAGGATTACTTCATATTCGAAGTCTGGCAAGAGGACCTCGCTCGTGAGACACCGCCCGGTGAAACGGGCGTCCTCGTCGTCACCACGATCACCGACAAAGCCACACCGGTGGTCCGCTATGTCACCCAGGATCGTATCCGCCTGATCCCGGCGCAATGTCCTTGCGGTCACAGCGCCACCCTCGAGATCCGGGGCCGGAACGCCCATACGGTGACCCTCGGTGAGCGGATCCTCGATCTGTGGGATCTTGACGGGCTGGTCGACCGCCTCCCCTGCCGCCGTTTTTGGGTCGCCGGCGTCGAGCCGACGGGGTTGCGCTTCGTCGTTGAGGCAGAACCGCCTGTTGACGGTTTGCCGCCCGGTCTCATCGATGCGCTGGAGCGGGAGTGCGGTTTCCCCGTGACCGTCGATCTCGTGCCCAGGGGAGCGCTATATGACCGCCAGGAACTGCTCAGCGTCGGCATAGTCGGCAAACCCCGCTACATCTATTCGGCGAAGGAGATGTCCGCTGGCGCCTACCTTCGCTCGGCCAAGGTGTGA
- a CDS encoding tetratricopeptide repeat protein, producing MSQHKPPSQPGGRSWSGITVTFPMNPAASPNSPAAASLVEEPVELRKAVTLHDAGIDGDKQAVLQAHGLLVKLRQTKPTPLVEAYYGSVICLLGRDAVDPSERFAKALEGLKTLDKVVRAHPDLVQARILRGQVCFRLPEQFFHRSRTAIEDFHYLISRYEQDNRLFAADFYWRILFQLGVAYKNVHLMHEAKAAWTKLLTLARDPQYRTLVEQEGFVPQFG from the coding sequence ATGAGTCAACACAAGCCCCCTTCCCAACCGGGTGGTCGCTCCTGGTCGGGTATCACCGTCACTTTTCCGATGAACCCGGCAGCATCGCCGAATTCGCCGGCGGCCGCATCGCTCGTTGAAGAGCCAGTCGAACTCCGGAAGGCGGTTACCCTCCATGACGCCGGCATCGACGGCGACAAGCAGGCCGTTCTGCAAGCCCATGGACTGCTTGTCAAACTTCGTCAGACCAAACCGACCCCTCTGGTGGAGGCCTACTATGGCAGCGTCATCTGCCTCCTGGGCCGCGACGCCGTGGACCCGTCAGAGCGCTTCGCCAAGGCGCTGGAAGGCCTGAAGACATTAGATAAGGTGGTCAGGGCCCATCCCGACCTGGTCCAGGCGCGCATCCTCCGCGGTCAGGTCTGTTTCCGCCTGCCGGAGCAGTTTTTTCACCGCAGCCGCACGGCCATCGAGGACTTCCACTACCTCATCTCCCGCTATGAACAGGACAATCGCCTGTTCGCCGCCGATTTTTACTGGCGCATCCTCTTCCAACTCGGTGTGGCCTATAAGAACGTCCACCTGATGCACGAAGCGAAAGCGGCCTGGACCAAACTGCTCACCCTTGCCAGAGACCCCCAATATCGCACCCTCGTCGAACAGGAGGGTTTTGTTCCCCAATTCGGTTAA